In one Sphingomonas sp. S1-29 genomic region, the following are encoded:
- a CDS encoding response regulator transcription factor, with amino-acid sequence MIRIVIAEDQAMVLGALASLLALETDIEVVGRAPDGVKALDLARSLGPHLLLSDIEMPGLTGIEVATQLAQERSATRVLIVTTFGRAGYLRRAIDAGVSGYLLKDSPADRLADAIRRVAAGGRVIDPDLAATAAFAASDPLSDRERAILRLAQEGHSNKQIGRSLTLSPGTVRNYLSEAAAKLGASNRIEAGRIARDNGWL; translated from the coding sequence ATGATCCGTATCGTGATCGCCGAGGATCAGGCGATGGTGCTCGGCGCGCTGGCTTCGCTGCTCGCCTTGGAGACCGACATCGAGGTGGTCGGACGCGCCCCTGACGGGGTGAAGGCGCTCGACCTGGCACGATCGCTCGGGCCGCACTTGCTGCTGTCGGACATCGAGATGCCCGGGCTGACGGGAATCGAGGTGGCGACGCAGCTGGCGCAGGAACGCTCGGCCACGCGGGTGCTAATCGTGACGACCTTCGGCCGCGCGGGCTATCTTCGCCGCGCGATTGACGCCGGCGTGTCGGGCTATCTGCTCAAGGACAGCCCCGCCGATCGACTGGCCGACGCGATCCGTCGCGTCGCGGCGGGCGGCCGCGTGATCGACCCCGACCTCGCCGCCACCGCGGCGTTCGCCGCGTCGGACCCGCTTTCCGATCGCGAACGCGCAATCTTGCGGCTGGCGCAGGAAGGCCATTCGAACAAGCAGATCGGGCGCTCGCTCACGCTGTCACCGGGGACGGTACGCAATTACCTGTCGGAGGCAGCAGCCAAGCTCGGGGCATCGAACCGCATCGAAGCCGGTCGCATCGCTCGCGACAATGGCTGGCTTTGA